In bacterium, the genomic window GGTCGCCGCGAAACGCCGCGCATTCACGGCTTCGCCTTCGACGGTGCGGCCACCTACGCCTGCGATGACATCGGTTTGTGGAAGACCACCAACGGCGGCGCGTCATGGGAACTCTTTCCGCAAATTGCCGACTCCGCGCGCGCCGGACATCGCTTCGAAGAAGACGACATCTACGCCGCGCTGAAAAGCACGACGCCCAATCTGTTATGGACCGGCGGACTCGACGGCTTGGCCGCCAGCGCCTCGAGCGGCGCGCGTTGGCACATTCTGCAAACTGCCGAACCACTGACTTCTTCGGCGCGCGATGCCGACACCTACGCCTATCCCAATCCCTATTCGCCCTCGCGCTACAATGCTGTGCGCATCCGTGTGAGTTCATCCGGCGGCGCGGCCACGCTAACCGTTTACGATTTCGCCATGAGTGAGGTCGTCGCGCTGCCTGCGCAAACGCTCAACCCCGGCGAAGACTATCTGACCTGGGACGGCCGCAAGGACGGCGTGGAAATCGCCAACGGCACCTACTTCTACAAAGTCGAAAAACCCGGCGGCGAAGTCTGGGGCAAACTGATCATTCTGGATTAGGAAATCACCGTATGAAGACTTTCATCCTTGCTCTCCTGATCTCATCCACGGCCTTTGCCGCCACCAACGGCGGACTCGGCGGCGCGTTCACTCGCGTCGGCGCGGGCGTGCGTGCGCAGGCGATGGGCAATGCCTTCACCGCCGTGGCCGAAGGGCCGTCCGCACTCTACTTCAATCCCGGCGCCCTCTCATTTCAGGAGAATTCCGAGTTCAATGCATCGAGCCGCAGCATGGCGCTCGACCGGCGCGTGGACTACGTCGGCTTCTCCACGCCCCTCAAGCCTAAAACCGAAGGCAAAGTCGTCAATGCGGGCGTTGCGGTGGGTTGGCTGCATGCCGCTGTCAATGACATTGACTCGCGCGACTTCGACGGTCGGCCGCTGGAGATGATTGACATGTCGTCAAACGTCTTTCAATTCGGTTTCGGCATACAGTTCTCGCCGAAGATCGGCGCGGGAGTCGCGGCCAAAGTCGTCTATGAGACTTTTGGCAAGATCGCCGATGACAACTCCTCCGTCAATGGCAACGGTTTCGGCGTGGATGCCGGGCTCTTTGCCAAACCAATCGAGCATCTGACGCTCGGCGCCCAGCTTAAAGACCTTAACTCCAAGACAACGTGGAACACCTCGAACTACTGGAGTCAGGGCACAAGCAAGATTGACGAGTGGCCTTTGCAGTATCGCATCGGCGGCGCCTACCAATACGAATGGCTGCTCGGCGCGCTCGATATTGAAGGCAGCGAAGAGGGTGAAACCAAATTGCACGCCGGCGCCGAAGCCAAGACCGCCATCACCGACCGCCAGTGGGTCGCGGGACGGCTCGGACTCGACCACGAGAATTTCAATATCGGCGTCGGTCTCGGGTTCGAGTTCTGGAAAGTTCTGTCTAAGGTTGATTTCACCTACACGCTTGAGACGGTCGCACCCGATGACGCTGTCGCCGTCAGTTGGGGCGTTGAGTTCTAAAGGATAAAGGACAAGGGATGAAGATAGACCGCCGTTTGGCTCTCGTTGCGCTGCTTTGCGCTCTCGCCGTTTCGAGTGCCGTCGCGCAAACGGGCTTCACGTTCCTCGAGATACCGGTCGGCGCGCGCGAAAGTGCGCTGGGCGGCTCGGGCGTTGCGCTCGTGACCGGTCCCACTTCCGCCGCCCACAATCCCGCTGCCTTAGCGCTCTTGCGCCGCACAAGTTTTGTGGCCAACAGCACACGGCACTTCGGCGACACCCGCGCACAGTATTTTGCGCTCGGGATCAGAACCAAGCGCCTCTACATTGCACCGCACTTCTGGGGCACCCGTGTTCCCGACATCGAGTACCGCACACAGCCCACGCAAGAACCGATCAGCGAGTTCGATGCCACGTACGCGGCATCGGGCGTCTCGGTCGGCTGTCAGCCGCTGCCCAAACTCTCCGCCGGGCTTACGCTTCGCTACCTCTATTCGGACATTCAGTTTGAGACCTCGGAAGGCTGGTCATCGGATGCTGGCCTGTTGTGGAGCACCCCCGTGGAGCAGTTGCGCGTCGGTGCCGCGGTCAACCACCTCGGCAACGTCAACGCCTATGCCTCCGAAGACGTCACCCTCCCCACAACCCTCCGCATCGGCGGCGCGTGGCAGCAGCCGCTCGGTCAGGCTGGCGCGCTACTCGTGACCGCCGAAGGGGCCGCCGTGCAGGACCAGACGCCGCACTTCTCCGGCGGCTTCGAGTTCCAAGCACCTGAATATCTTGCACTGCGGGTGGGCTACGTCGCCGGACTGGATACCCAAGGCGTCGCCTTCGGCGCTGGATTGCACTTCAAACGCTTCCGCGTAGACTACGCCTTCCTCCCCTACAAAGAGGAGTTGGGTGAGGGCCATCGCGTAGGTCTGGGCATAGACTTTTAGCATTACTCAAAGTTTCGACTCGATTTTCTTCAAAATCTGCAATCGAAGACTTGCATTTCGGGCCGACCGTTATTATCTTGGCACCAGCCGTTCGGCGTCGGGACGGCCAGTCGGTTTAACGAACCGAGAGGAGGTGGTCCAGTGATATCTAGGCCTATGGGGTGCGCTTCTTAGCGCACCGCGGTCTGCGCAAGGCTCGGCGATTGTCGAGCCTTGCCTTTTTTTTGGGAGTATCTCTCGATGATCCGCGAAGAATACATCACCGCCGCTGGCGTGAGCCTCGAACGCTTGGTCCTCTGCGTCCGTGACTTGCCCGACGATCGCTTCGCGCTGCCCCTCGGCAGCGGCGCCGAGTCCGTGCATGCCCTCTTCGCCGACCTCTCCGCCCGCGCCGAACGCACCGTCCGCGCGCTCGAACTGCTCTATCAGGGTGTCGATTTCAATGTCGAGACCATGCCCTCGTCTGCGCAGGCCCCCGCCTTC contains:
- a CDS encoding PorV/PorQ family protein; the encoded protein is MKIDRRLALVALLCALAVSSAVAQTGFTFLEIPVGARESALGGSGVALVTGPTSAAHNPAALALLRRTSFVANSTRHFGDTRAQYFALGIRTKRLYIAPHFWGTRVPDIEYRTQPTQEPISEFDATYAASGVSVGCQPLPKLSAGLTLRYLYSDIQFETSEGWSSDAGLLWSTPVEQLRVGAAVNHLGNVNAYASEDVTLPTTLRIGGAWQQPLGQAGALLVTAEGAAVQDQTPHFSGGFEFQAPEYLALRVGYVAGLDTQGVAFGAGLHFKRFRVDYAFLPYKEELGEGHRVGLGIDF